The Falco rusticolus isolate bFalRus1 chromosome 5, bFalRus1.pri, whole genome shotgun sequence genome has a segment encoding these proteins:
- the ARMC10 gene encoding armadillo repeat-containing protein 10 isoform X3: MRRGGGRRPRLRPSPGPALERGPGRCRPAGSEQACARREGEQQHGLAALGWPCGLPRGLQSTFDNSPLASTHTMDADALQKLIHLLQATDDPLIQEQALITLSNSAAFSVNQDIIRNLDGLSIIGRMLSDCVPKVKEKALNALNNLSMNIKNQEEIQVYITQVCRSIESAPLNSELQLAGLRLLTNMSVTSDYHHKMINSIPCFLHLLSEGTERTQIQVLKVLVNLSANPAMTRHLLRAQVYLIDRCFLKLSNRDSRCPSPCSPT, from the exons ATGCGCCGGGGAGGCGGGAGGCGGCCCCGGCTCCGGCCGTCCCCAGGCCCGGCTCTGGAGCGCGGCCCGGGCCGCTGCCGGCCGGCGGGCTCGGAGCAGGCCTGCGCCCGGCGGGAGGGGGAGCAACAGCACGGCTTGGCGGCCCTCGGGTGGCCGTGCGGCCTTCCCAGAGGACTCCAGAGCACGTTTG ACAACAGTCCTCTAGCATCAACCCATACCATGGATGCGGATGCTTTACAGAAACTTATTCATTTGCTCCAGGCCACAGATGATCCATTAATTCAAGAGCAAGCTTTAATTACTCTCAGCAACAGTGCTGCCTTCTCTGTAAATCAA gaTATAATCCGAAATTTGGATGGCCTTTCTATTATTGGAAGGATGCTTTCAGATTGTGTTCccaaagttaaagaaaaagcattaaatgcACTTAATAATTTGAGtatgaatattaaaaatcagGAAGAGATACAG gTATACATAACACAAGTTTGTAGGAGCATTGAGTCAGCTCCCCTGAACTCTGAACTGCAGCTAGCTGGACTCAGATTGTTGACAAATATGTCTGTTACCAGTGACTACCATCATAAGATGATAAACTCAATTCCAtgctttcttcatttgctttcagaagGAACTGAAAGGACACAG ATTCAAGTTTTGAAAGTACTTGTGAACTTATCTGCAAACCCAGCCATGACAAGACATCTTCTCAGAGCTCAA GTGTATCTGATAGATAGGTGTTTTCTTAAGCTCAGCAACAGAGATTCTAGATGTCCTTCTCCATGTTCTCCAACCTAA
- the ARMC10 gene encoding armadillo repeat-containing protein 10 isoform X1 — protein MRRGGGRRPRLRPSPGPALERGPGRCRPAGSEQACARREGEQQHGLAALGWPCGLPRGLQSTFDNSPLASTHTMDADALQKLIHLLQATDDPLIQEQALITLSNSAAFSVNQDIIRNLDGLSIIGRMLSDCVPKVKEKALNALNNLSMNIKNQEEIQVYITQVCRSIESAPLNSELQLAGLRLLTNMSVTSDYHHKMINSIPCFLHLLSEGTERTQIQVLKVLVNLSANPAMTRHLLRAQVPSLLLLFGNCTHRDILLRALAFAANLKKNVNNEDGTMIQDQYSEDSIFFILCRDSAPFTQKLASLLHHPDTEVKEQVVRLLTQ, from the exons ATGCGCCGGGGAGGCGGGAGGCGGCCCCGGCTCCGGCCGTCCCCAGGCCCGGCTCTGGAGCGCGGCCCGGGCCGCTGCCGGCCGGCGGGCTCGGAGCAGGCCTGCGCCCGGCGGGAGGGGGAGCAACAGCACGGCTTGGCGGCCCTCGGGTGGCCGTGCGGCCTTCCCAGAGGACTCCAGAGCACGTTTG ACAACAGTCCTCTAGCATCAACCCATACCATGGATGCGGATGCTTTACAGAAACTTATTCATTTGCTCCAGGCCACAGATGATCCATTAATTCAAGAGCAAGCTTTAATTACTCTCAGCAACAGTGCTGCCTTCTCTGTAAATCAA gaTATAATCCGAAATTTGGATGGCCTTTCTATTATTGGAAGGATGCTTTCAGATTGTGTTCccaaagttaaagaaaaagcattaaatgcACTTAATAATTTGAGtatgaatattaaaaatcagGAAGAGATACAG gTATACATAACACAAGTTTGTAGGAGCATTGAGTCAGCTCCCCTGAACTCTGAACTGCAGCTAGCTGGACTCAGATTGTTGACAAATATGTCTGTTACCAGTGACTACCATCATAAGATGATAAACTCAATTCCAtgctttcttcatttgctttcagaagGAACTGAAAGGACACAG ATTCAAGTTTTGAAAGTACTTGTGAACTTATCTGCAAACCCAGCCATGACAAGACATCTTCTCAGAGCTCAA GTGCCATCATTGCTGTTACTTTTTGGCAATTGTACACACAGAGATATTCTGCTTAGAGCCCTGGCATTTGCAGCAAACTTGAAAAAGAACGTGAACAATGAAGATGGCACCATGATTCAGGACCAGTACAGTGAAGATTCAATTTTCTTCATACTCTGCAGGGACTCTGCCCCATTCACTCAGAAACTGGCATCTTTGTTGCATCACCCTGATACAGAAGTGAAAGAGCAAGTTGTGAGATTATTAACACagtag
- the ARMC10 gene encoding armadillo repeat-containing protein 10 isoform X2: MGERAALRVAAAVLGAGACYCLWRLVAGGRRGQRAAAGAARGPPSDNSPLASTHTMDADALQKLIHLLQATDDPLIQEQALITLSNSAAFSVNQDIIRNLDGLSIIGRMLSDCVPKVKEKALNALNNLSMNIKNQEEIQVYITQVCRSIESAPLNSELQLAGLRLLTNMSVTSDYHHKMINSIPCFLHLLSEGTERTQIQVLKVLVNLSANPAMTRHLLRAQVPSLLLLFGNCTHRDILLRALAFAANLKKNVNNEDGTMIQDQYSEDSIFFILCRDSAPFTQKLASLLHHPDTEVKEQVVRLLTQ, translated from the exons aTGGGCGAGCGGGCGGCCCTGAGGGTGGCGGCCGCCGTGCTGGGGGCGGGCGCCTGCTACTGCCTCTGGCGGCTGGTggcgggcggccggcggggacagcgggctgcggccggggccgcccggggCCCGCCGTCAG ACAACAGTCCTCTAGCATCAACCCATACCATGGATGCGGATGCTTTACAGAAACTTATTCATTTGCTCCAGGCCACAGATGATCCATTAATTCAAGAGCAAGCTTTAATTACTCTCAGCAACAGTGCTGCCTTCTCTGTAAATCAA gaTATAATCCGAAATTTGGATGGCCTTTCTATTATTGGAAGGATGCTTTCAGATTGTGTTCccaaagttaaagaaaaagcattaaatgcACTTAATAATTTGAGtatgaatattaaaaatcagGAAGAGATACAG gTATACATAACACAAGTTTGTAGGAGCATTGAGTCAGCTCCCCTGAACTCTGAACTGCAGCTAGCTGGACTCAGATTGTTGACAAATATGTCTGTTACCAGTGACTACCATCATAAGATGATAAACTCAATTCCAtgctttcttcatttgctttcagaagGAACTGAAAGGACACAG ATTCAAGTTTTGAAAGTACTTGTGAACTTATCTGCAAACCCAGCCATGACAAGACATCTTCTCAGAGCTCAA GTGCCATCATTGCTGTTACTTTTTGGCAATTGTACACACAGAGATATTCTGCTTAGAGCCCTGGCATTTGCAGCAAACTTGAAAAAGAACGTGAACAATGAAGATGGCACCATGATTCAGGACCAGTACAGTGAAGATTCAATTTTCTTCATACTCTGCAGGGACTCTGCCCCATTCACTCAGAAACTGGCATCTTTGTTGCATCACCCTGATACAGAAGTGAAAGAGCAAGTTGTGAGATTATTAACACagtag